Genomic segment of Verrucomicrobiota bacterium:
GGTGTGGGTTCGTGTTGGGGGGCTTGGTGCGGTTAGGGTTTTCGAGCTTCATTCGGCTTTTTTAGTAATACCAACCTCCAGAATTCACAGGTAGAATGGAGGGGAGGTGGTGTGGGGAAGAGGCGCTGAAGCGCGGGGAAGGAAGAGCCGGTGTCTTTGGAGCCAGCCCAGCGTTGCTCCTCGGTTACGGTGCCTGCACCGCGCCCTCGTCGCGCCTTGGTCTGGCCCGAAATCCACTCGGCCATTCTACCAGCCAATTCTGCAGCTTGGTATAAGCCGCTCGGTAGCTTGGGGGGAGGTTTGGATTTTCGGTGGGCTTTGGTCAGGTGGTGCCGGTGGGGTGTTTTTTTGGCAGTCGAGAGAGGATGCCGTAGCGGGGGCCGAAGAGGTAGGCCAATAAGAAGAGGGCTCCCAGGGTGAGGATGATGCCTGCGCCCGGGGTGAAGTCGAGATGATGGGAGAGGATGAGGGCGATGACGGAGCCGATGGCCCCGATGGCCCCGCCGCCCCAGAAGAGGATTTCGGCGCGGTCGGTCAGGAGGTAGGCGGTGGCGGCTGGGGTGACGAGCAGGCCGAGTGCGAGGAGACAGCCCACTGCTTGGAGGGTGGAGACGAGGACGAGGATGAGCAGCCCTAGGAGGACGTAGTTGAGGGTGCGGACCGGGACGCCGAGCGAGCGGGCGGCGTCGGGCTCGAAGAGGATGAGGAGGAGCGGGCGACGGAAGTAGCTTAGGAGGGTGAGGGAGATGGCGGAGACCCAGAAGACGGTCTGGAGGTCGGCGTCGCTGGCGTAGAGGATGTTGCCGAAGAGGAAGTGATCCAGCTCGATGTTGTAGGGCGCATATTCCATCAAGATGAGGCCGCCTGCGAAGGCGCTGGTGTAGAGGATGGCGAGGGAGGTGTCTTGTCCGAGTCGGGAACTGCGGGCCACCAGCAGGCTCCCCAAGCCGACGAGGAGGGCGGCGACCAGGGCTCCGGCGAAGGCGCTGGCTTGGCTGAGTCCGAAGAGGAGGATGCCGACGGCGATGCCCGGAAGGAGGGAGTGGGAGAGGGAGCCGACTTGGAGGGCGGATTTTCTTAAGACGACGAAGGCGCTGAGGTAGCCGTTGGCAAAGCCGGCCAGGACGCAGATGAGCAAGGCACGCTGGAAGTGCTCATATTGGAGCGGTTCAAGGAGCCAGTTCATGCGCTCGGAGGGGCGGGGAGCGGGGGGGTCCCCTGGAAACAGGCGGCGAGTGGGGCTTCGCCGAGGGTTTCGGTGATGGGGCCGAAGGCGATGACCCGGCGATTGAGGAGGAGGGCTTGGTCGAAGATTTGAGCGACGTTGGTGAGGTCGTGGTGGGCGGCGATGAGGAGTTTGCCGAGGGTGGCGAGGTGGCGGACGAGCTGGGAGAGGGTTTCTTGAGAGGGCCGGTCCAGGCCTGTGAAGGGCTCGTCCAGGAGGAGGACATGGGCTTGTTGGGCGAGGGCCCGAGCGAGGAAGGCGCGTTGCTGTTGGCCGCCGGAGAGGGTGCCGATCTGGCGGGTGGCGAGGTCCTTGAGGGACATGATTTCGAGGGCTTGGTCCACGATTTCGTGATCGCTCTTTCGAAAAGGCCGCCACCAGCCGAGGTGGGGAAAGCGTCCCATTTCGACGAGGCCGCGAACGGTGAGCGGGAAGTGCCAGTCGAACTGACTACGCTGCGCGAGGTAGGCGATTTCGGAGGTGGAGCGGGAGAGGGGCTGCCCTCGCCAGAGAATTTCCCCGGAGGCGGGAATGAGGAGGCCGGCCAGAGTTTTGAGAAGGGTGCTTTTGCCGGCTCCGTTCGGGCCGAGGAGGGCGAGGCATTGTCCGCAGTGGGTTTGGAAGTCGACGCCGTCCAGGACAGTCGTTTGGGCATACCCGACGCGGAGCGCTCGCACGTGCAGTTCGTGTTGAGCGTGGCCTCCGCAGCTGTCGGGCCGGGCTTTTTCGGCGGGCGTTCCCATTTTTAGTAGGGGGAGGCGGATGCGGGAAAGTAGGCGATGTCTCCTAGGCTGGCCGCGCCGGGCTGAGCCCAGAGGCTGAGGGTTTCAGGTTCCCGGCTGGGGTCCGCGTAGTGCAGTTCGAGGCGGACCACTCCGGTTTCCTGGGCGTCCAGGCTTTCGGCGAAGCGAGCTTCGATCCAGAATTCAATTCCTTCTGCGGGGACGGCCAGCGGCTCGAGTCGGATTTCCCAGGTGTCCGTGGAGGGGGGGGTGGGGCCTTTCACCGGGAGGGGGTGGCCCAGGTGCTCGATGAGGAGTTCGGCCAGCGGGTGGGAGCTTTTGAGGCGAAGGCCGGTGGCTGGTGGGGTTTCGGACGAGGGGGGGGCGGCCGAGTTGGCGGTGATCTCGAGGGCGGAGGCGACGGGGTTTTCCGCGAGGGCCAGGGGCCGCTTGCCGGTCAGGTGCTGGAGTGGCCACCAAGCGAGACAGAA
This window contains:
- a CDS encoding metal ABC transporter permease, translating into MNWLLEPLQYEHFQRALLICVLAGFANGYLSAFVVLRKSALQVGSLSHSLLPGIAVGILLFGLSQASAFAGALVAALLVGLGSLLVARSSRLGQDTSLAILYTSAFAGGLILMEYAPYNIELDHFLFGNILYASDADLQTVFWVSAISLTLLSYFRRPLLLILFEPDAARSLGVPVRTLNYVLLGLLILVLVSTLQAVGCLLALGLLVTPAATAYLLTDRAEILFWGGGAIGAIGSVIALILSHHLDFTPGAGIILTLGALFLLAYLFGPRYGILSRLPKKHPTGTT
- a CDS encoding ABC transporter ATP-binding protein; the encoded protein is MGTPAEKARPDSCGGHAQHELHVRALRVGYAQTTVLDGVDFQTHCGQCLALLGPNGAGKSTLLKTLAGLLIPASGEILWRGQPLSRSTSEIAYLAQRSQFDWHFPLTVRGLVEMGRFPHLGWWRPFRKSDHEIVDQALEIMSLKDLATRQIGTLSGGQQQRAFLARALAQQAHVLLLDEPFTGLDRPSQETLSQLVRHLATLGKLLIAAHHDLTNVAQIFDQALLLNRRVIAFGPITETLGEAPLAACFQGTPPLPAPPSA